A section of the Bradyrhizobium oligotrophicum S58 genome encodes:
- a CDS encoding outer membrane beta-barrel protein, whose amino-acid sequence MERAGRETQIPGRRIGRDVLRCQEESVAITVLLVTLFGIAPSYGQTVIPGTQARAYADPGTTEGGPVVIVPNRRRQPARPANGSGPLVIPQVIVSPGGDDPEPKPPVQVEERPQPRSRSPIDPGAGALPQAARREPAPRLAPVRNGFFGAPSAGLLVGGCLSTPGRLSATNVPNRCLDALAFAVSPPPATRGVLPRNLPPIPRQDAQPIPPVLADKPKMRLPPVNKGQKPQEPPPAMMEEDPYEPKGITVGNFILKPAFEMSSGFDSNPGRVPKGAGSGFVSVAPVLLVRSQFERHLLNADVRVGYIDYAKLRQLSRPTVDAKVNGRYDITDTFALNGEGHVAVDADDPGTPRFAGRFAKIPLASTVGGSAGVTKKFEDFEVSTKAAIDRVAFQNASLMDGQIVSNADRNFVQYGSQSRVTYNLTPEIRPFVDVAVDRRVHDIAVDAEGFRRDSTGTAVEAGVTFGYADKLTGDVAVGYLTRRFQDPLLKPVNGFIADANLTYQYAKETAIMLGAKSQVVEITEPGISGVLKRDVTVGVEHQFEPWLVGTFLAGYGQDAFTGTTRVDNRYLVELGMLYKFSRLLQFRASVRREETRSNFRENDLSATVVQVGARVQY is encoded by the coding sequence CGCTGTTCGGGATTGCGCCGTCCTATGGCCAGACCGTCATCCCGGGCACACAGGCCAGGGCCTATGCGGATCCCGGGACCACCGAGGGCGGACCGGTGGTCATCGTTCCCAATCGTCGCCGGCAGCCGGCGCGGCCCGCGAACGGCAGCGGACCGCTGGTCATTCCGCAGGTGATCGTATCTCCAGGCGGTGACGATCCGGAGCCGAAGCCGCCGGTGCAGGTGGAGGAGCGGCCGCAACCGCGCTCGCGATCTCCGATCGATCCCGGCGCTGGTGCACTTCCGCAGGCCGCGCGGCGCGAGCCGGCGCCGCGCCTCGCGCCGGTTCGAAACGGATTTTTCGGTGCGCCGTCCGCCGGCCTGCTGGTCGGCGGCTGCCTCTCGACTCCGGGCCGGCTTTCGGCGACGAACGTCCCCAATCGCTGCCTGGACGCGCTCGCCTTTGCCGTCAGTCCGCCGCCCGCGACGCGCGGTGTCCTGCCGCGCAATCTGCCGCCGATTCCGCGGCAGGATGCGCAGCCGATCCCGCCCGTTCTGGCCGACAAGCCAAAAATGCGATTGCCGCCGGTGAACAAGGGGCAGAAGCCGCAGGAGCCGCCCCCGGCGATGATGGAAGAGGACCCCTACGAGCCCAAGGGCATCACGGTGGGAAACTTCATCCTGAAGCCTGCGTTCGAGATGTCCTCGGGCTTCGACAGCAACCCCGGGCGCGTGCCGAAAGGCGCCGGCTCCGGCTTCGTCAGCGTTGCGCCGGTCCTGCTCGTCCGCTCTCAGTTCGAGCGGCATCTGCTCAACGCCGATGTGCGCGTCGGCTACATCGACTATGCGAAGCTGCGACAGCTCAGCAGGCCTACCGTCGATGCCAAGGTGAATGGACGCTACGACATCACCGATACGTTTGCGCTCAACGGCGAGGGCCACGTTGCCGTCGATGCCGATGATCCCGGTACGCCGCGCTTCGCCGGCCGCTTCGCGAAGATTCCGCTGGCCTCGACCGTCGGCGGCTCAGCGGGCGTGACCAAGAAGTTCGAGGACTTCGAGGTCTCGACCAAGGCGGCCATCGATCGCGTCGCGTTCCAGAACGCGTCGCTGATGGACGGCCAGATCGTCAGCAACGCCGACCGCAACTTCGTGCAGTACGGCTCGCAGAGCCGCGTCACCTACAATCTGACGCCGGAGATCCGGCCCTTCGTCGACGTCGCCGTCGACCGCCGCGTTCACGACATCGCCGTCGATGCCGAGGGCTTCCGTCGCGACTCCACCGGCACGGCGGTCGAAGCGGGTGTGACCTTCGGCTATGCCGACAAGCTGACCGGCGACGTCGCGGTCGGCTATCTCACCCGCCGCTTTCAGGATCCGTTGTTGAAGCCGGTCAACGGCTTCATTGCCGACGCCAACCTCACCTACCAATACGCCAAGGAAACGGCGATCATGCTCGGCGCCAAGTCTCAGGTGGTGGAGATCACCGAACCCGGCATTTCCGGCGTGCTCAAGCGCGACGTCACCGTCGGTGTCGAGCATCAGTTCGAGCCCTGGCTCGTCGGCACCTTCCTCGCCGGCTATGGCCAGGACGCGTTCACCGGCACCACGCGGGTCGACAACCGCTATCTGGTCGAGCTCGGCATGCTCTACAAGTTCTCCCGCCTGCTGCAGTTCAGGGCGAGCGTCCGGCGCGAGGAGACGCGGTCCAACTTCCGCGAAAACGATCTCTCGGCGACGGTGGTTCAGGTCGGGGCAAGAGTGCAGTACTGA